Within Oribacterium sp. oral taxon 102, the genomic segment TGCATCAGAGTTCCCTCCATTGTGCAATATCCCCCACTGCTGCCTCCCGTAGGAGTCTGGGCCGTGTCTCAGTCCCAATGTGGCCGGCCATCCTCTCAGATCGGCTACTGATCGTCGCCTTGGTGGGCCTTTACCCCGCCAACCAGCTAATCAGACGCGAGTCCATCTCATAGCGATAAATCTTTTCACCCTGGATCATGCGATCCCGTGTGCTTATGCGGTATTAGCAGTGATTTCTCTCTGTTATCCCCCTCTATGAGGCAGGTTACCCACGTGTTACTCACCCGTCCGCCACTGGGTTCTATCTCTTCCATCCGAAAACTTCCGATATAGAACCCCGTTCGACTTGCATGTGTTAGGCACGCCGCCAGCGTTCATCCTGAGCCAGGATCGAACTCTCATATAAATTAAGTAACCGTTCATAGGGCAGCTTCCGGCACGAAGCCGGCCGCGGATGCTCGCATCCGGCGGGATGGCTTTGTGGCAGAAGCTATCGGAGGAATCTCCGATATCGAGCCCGCTTTTCAGGGCTCGATCAGCCCTATCGAACAGTTTTCGTTCTCTCCGGTCAAAACTTAGCTTAGCTTCATTTTGTCCTTTTTTACTTTTGGTTTTTAACCATTCGCGTATTGTTTCTTTCGAAACTTCTACTGAAAATTCTTCAGAATCTTCAGGGTCTGTGTATTATTCGATCTTTGATTTTCAAGGTTCACACTGCCCTCAAACTTGTTTGAGGGGAGCCCCGCGGCTTTGAGCGGTTCGAAGCAATCGCTTGCGATTGCCTCTCTACAGAGTGGTGCAAAAATCAGACGATGAGAAGCGTTGAAAACTTGTTTTCATAAGCTTCGATATCGGTTGATTTTTATGGCACGAACGTGCCATGAGCGACTTTCACGCAGTGAAAGGAGCTTCACCATTCCGTTCTTCGCCGCAGCCTTGTGCTGCCGTAGCCCCGCGGCTTTGTGCGCTTCAAAGCAATCGCTTGCGATTGCCTCTCCGTCTTATTTTGCCGACCGCTCTTGCGCCGACTTGACCTACTATACACTTTTTCATTCTGTCGGTCAAGCACTTTTTTACTTTTCGAAAAAATTTCTGATTTTTGGCAACAAATGGAATTTCAGCTGTAAACCTTGTCACTGATCGCCTTCGTGGTTTTTTCATTGTAAGCATTGCAGCGCTTGAAATGCCTGCGGTAATATTCGGAGTACATCACATCGACGAGGAAAAGCTGGCTGATCTCCGCGGAGGTTGACCCTGCCTGCAGGCTGCCTGCATTCGCACCGCAGAGCAGGATCACATCGGCATATTCGGTGAGCGGAGACTTCGTGAAGCGCGTCACCGTCACAACCCGCGCACCGGACTCCTTGGCGAGTCTCGCGATCTCCACGGTATCCTTCGTCGCGCCGGAATAGGAGAAAATCACCGCTGCGTCTTCCCTGCTCATGGCTGCCGCCATCATCAGCTGTACGTTCACCACCTCGCTGCAGTACACCTTCGGCTCAATGCGGAGAAACTTATTCATTGCCTTCATTGCCGTCAGCATGGAAGCGCCGACACCGAAGAAGAGAATCCGCTTCGCCTCCGAGAGCGCGTCCATTGCCAGCGTCATTTGCTTCAAGTCTATCAGGGAGTAGGTTTCCTCGATCGCCGCGATATTCTCCGTCAGCACCTTCTTCGCCAGCTCGGAGATGTTGTCCTCCAGCGAAATATTTTTCTCCTCGTTCTCCATGTATTCCTCATTGCCCGAACGCATGGAGAGAGAGAGCATCATCTTGAATTCCTGATAGCCCTTCACATTCATCGTCTTGCAGAAGCGGAATACAGAGGTGTCTCCGACATCACAGGCACCCGCCAGATCCGAAATCGACATGAACAGAACCTTATTCGGATTCGCCAGAATATAATCCGCCACCTTCTTCTCTGCCTTCGTAAACTGATTATAGGCAGAACGTATTTTCGTTAAATAATCTTCCTGCATCATGTCCGTTTTCTCCTCCCAAACACAGCAGTTCCCGTATGCCGCTCCCCGTTCTGCGGTTATCATGGTTTTTTCGAAAAGAGTATAACATAGGAGGAAATTGTTTTCAATAAAAAGAAGCTTCCCGAAAATAAAGTTTATAATTCTTTAACTTGCTTTTTTTCAGTTCCTAACATATAATTATTACCGTTGTTCCTGTAGCTTAATGGATAGAGCGCTGGCCTCCGACGCCAGTAGTGGCGGTTCGAATCCGCCCAGGAGCATGATGCAGAGAACATTTATCTATATTTATAGAAGATGTTCTTTTTTTGTTGCAC encodes:
- a CDS encoding MurR/RpiR family transcriptional regulator, which encodes MQEDYLTKIRSAYNQFTKAEKKVADYILANPNKVLFMSISDLAGACDVGDTSVFRFCKTMNVKGYQEFKMMLSLSMRSGNEEYMENEEKNISLEDNISELAKKVLTENIAAIEETYSLIDLKQMTLAMDALSEAKRILFFGVGASMLTAMKAMNKFLRIEPKVYCSEVVNVQLMMAAAMSREDAAVIFSYSGATKDTVEIARLAKESGARVVTVTRFTKSPLTEYADVILLCGANAGSLQAGSTSAEISQLFLVDVMYSEYYRRHFKRCNAYNEKTTKAISDKVYS